A window of the Egibacter rhizosphaerae genome harbors these coding sequences:
- a CDS encoding CHAD domain-containing protein produces MAFELEPVRPLPDEVRRVAGETLDDALGRLRGETGETLEMRIHEARKRTKEARAVLRLARPALGESAFRAHNRALRDAARLLSPVRDAQVLHTLVADHDVEAAAVDAPDPDAAERAAEALEARVRSEQGRLAQARTVQRTVEAIAEVRSGVAEWPLVGDRWRTIGPGLRRSWKLARDGMAEVARGRAAEARHEWRKRVKDTWYHLRLLTPLWPESLATEAEEAHRLSDLLGDVQDLAVLVHELGAGSDLALAEADREALSAWAARRQVPLLTEALRLGARVHAERPQAYEARMKAYWHAARETDPRAAEVAERVAAPRDRAPTASVALD; encoded by the coding sequence GTGGCATTCGAGTTGGAGCCCGTCCGGCCGCTGCCCGACGAGGTCCGGCGCGTGGCGGGTGAGACCCTCGACGACGCACTCGGACGCCTCCGGGGCGAGACCGGCGAGACGCTCGAGATGCGGATCCACGAGGCCCGCAAGCGCACCAAGGAGGCGCGGGCGGTGCTCAGGCTCGCGCGTCCCGCCCTCGGGGAGAGCGCCTTCCGGGCGCACAACCGGGCGCTGCGAGACGCCGCCCGGCTGCTCTCGCCCGTGCGGGACGCGCAGGTGTTGCACACGCTGGTCGCGGACCACGACGTCGAAGCGGCGGCGGTGGATGCACCCGACCCCGACGCCGCGGAGCGGGCGGCCGAGGCCCTCGAGGCGCGCGTGCGGTCCGAGCAGGGGCGCCTGGCGCAAGCACGGACGGTGCAGCGGACCGTGGAGGCGATCGCGGAGGTGCGCTCGGGGGTGGCCGAATGGCCGCTGGTGGGGGACCGTTGGCGGACGATCGGCCCGGGGTTGCGTCGGAGCTGGAAGCTCGCGCGCGACGGGATGGCCGAGGTCGCCCGCGGCCGGGCCGCGGAGGCACGGCACGAGTGGCGCAAGCGCGTCAAGGACACCTGGTACCACCTGCGGCTGCTGACGCCGCTGTGGCCCGAGTCGCTCGCCACGGAGGCGGAGGAGGCCCACCGCCTCTCGGACCTGCTGGGTGATGTCCAGGACCTCGCGGTGCTGGTTCACGAGCTGGGGGCGGGGTCCGACCTGGCGCTGGCGGAGGCGGACCGCGAGGCACTGAGTGCCTGGGCGGCGCGACGACAGGTACCGCTCCTCACCGAGGCACTGCGCCTGGGCGCACGGGTGCACGCGGAGCGGCCGCAGGCCTACGAGGCCCGCATGAAGGCGTACTGGCACGCGGCCCGGGAGACGGATCCGCGTGCGGCGGAGGTGGCCGAGAGGGTGGCCGCCCCCCGTGACCGCGCACCGACCGCCTCCGTGGCGCTCGACTGA
- a CDS encoding nitroreductase family protein — translation MEVADALRRRRMVRHYDGRPVPDDALARIVDAARRAPTAGHAQGQHVVIVASEEGRRAVAARCHEAEHVARGRPPWLSSAPVHLVLCARPQDYRDRYAAVDKAAPERPDAWPVPFWWVDAGQTLMALQLAAVDEGLAAGFLDIADRAGLRRDLAIPDEVEPIGVLTVGYPGDRDAVVGSARRPRRPRTEVLHVERWGADPPRDT, via the coding sequence ATGGAGGTCGCCGACGCCCTGCGCCGGCGCCGCATGGTGCGCCACTACGACGGGCGCCCCGTGCCCGACGACGCGCTCGCGCGCATCGTCGACGCCGCGCGCCGCGCACCCACCGCCGGACACGCCCAGGGCCAGCACGTGGTCATCGTCGCCTCCGAGGAGGGACGCCGAGCCGTCGCGGCACGCTGCCACGAGGCCGAGCACGTCGCGCGCGGACGCCCCCCTTGGTTGTCCTCCGCGCCCGTGCACCTCGTGTTGTGCGCCCGACCCCAGGACTACCGGGACCGGTACGCCGCGGTGGACAAGGCCGCGCCGGAACGTCCCGACGCCTGGCCCGTGCCGTTCTGGTGGGTCGATGCCGGGCAGACGCTGATGGCGCTGCAGCTCGCCGCCGTCGACGAGGGTCTCGCGGCCGGCTTCCTCGACATCGCCGACCGCGCGGGGCTGCGACGAGACCTGGCCATCCCCGACGAGGTCGAGCCGATCGGTGTGCTCACGGTCGGCTACCCGGGAGACCGCGACGCCGTGGTCGGCTCGGCGCGCCGGCCCCGGCGACCGCGCACCGAGGTCCTGCACGTCGAGCGGTGGGGTGCGGACCCCCCACGCGACACCTGA
- a CDS encoding class I SAM-dependent methyltransferase: MGRLYARFYDRASAKYEATVIGPRRDALLADAAGTVLELGAGTGANLGRYPTTVTRLLLTEPDPHMRRRLCGREELARSPAEVLDAPAERLPVTDASVDTVVTTMVLCSVDDVDATLAEVRRVLRPGGRFLFLEHVRASDPAVSRWQDRLTPLGRRLGNGCHLNRDTLTAIRAAGFRVDDLTTHPTPGRAERLQPMVQGIATASSTEPRRDPHPPAEGAAPA, encoded by the coding sequence ATGGGCCGCCTGTATGCCCGTTTCTACGACCGGGCCAGTGCCAAGTACGAGGCCACGGTGATCGGTCCCCGCCGGGACGCGCTGCTCGCCGACGCCGCCGGCACCGTGCTGGAGCTCGGCGCGGGCACGGGGGCGAACCTGGGCCGCTACCCCACGACGGTGACCCGGCTGCTCCTCACCGAGCCCGACCCGCACATGCGTCGACGGCTGTGCGGACGCGAGGAGCTCGCCCGCTCCCCGGCCGAGGTGCTCGACGCCCCCGCCGAGCGGCTGCCGGTCACCGACGCCAGCGTCGACACGGTCGTCACCACCATGGTCCTGTGCAGCGTCGACGACGTCGACGCGACGCTCGCCGAGGTCCGGCGCGTCCTGCGACCGGGCGGCCGGTTTCTGTTCCTCGAGCACGTGCGCGCCAGCGACCCTGCGGTGTCCCGTTGGCAGGACCGCCTGACACCGCTCGGCCGCCGCCTCGGCAACGGCTGCCACCTCAACCGCGACACCCTCACGGCCATCCGTGCCGCAGGCTTTCGCGTCGACGACCTGACCACGCACCCGACCCCGGGGCGGGCGGAACGGCTCCAGCCCATGGTGCAGGGCATCGCGACCGCCTCGTCGACTGAGCCCCGCCGCGATCCCCACCCTCCGGCCGAAGGCGCCGCCCCCGCGTGA
- the tal gene encoding transaldolase: protein MSNPLHDLHGLGQAVWLDAIRRSWLGPEGRLAALRDADEIRGLTSNPTIFADAFSEDDAYAAQLAELRGADPREAFWALAMHDVGEACDLFRPVWDATDGVHGLVSIEVDPTKAFDTDATIDEGLQLARSLDRPNLMVKVPGTEPGLPAITRLLAEGVNVNVTLLFSVARYEAVIDAFIQGVRAHHEAGGDVRRLQSVASFFVSRVDGKVDPLLGDDHPRRGAAAVANARLAYEAFRTRLPNDGGPDDPLADIPGAHPQRPLWASTSTKDPQYRATKYVEALAGPDTVNTMPPATVDATRSGADIADRLSGTAEHARQELDALAADGVDLDQVTKELETEGVEKFEASFEEAVATVSHHLD, encoded by the coding sequence ATGTCCAACCCGCTGCACGATCTCCACGGTCTCGGTCAGGCGGTCTGGCTCGACGCGATCAGGCGCAGCTGGCTCGGTCCTGAGGGTCGCCTGGCCGCGCTGCGCGATGCCGACGAGATCCGGGGGCTCACGAGCAACCCGACGATCTTCGCCGACGCCTTCAGCGAGGACGACGCGTACGCCGCCCAGCTCGCCGAGCTGCGGGGCGCGGATCCGCGCGAGGCGTTCTGGGCGCTCGCGATGCACGACGTCGGTGAGGCGTGCGACCTGTTCCGTCCGGTTTGGGACGCCACGGACGGGGTGCACGGCCTCGTGTCGATCGAGGTGGACCCCACCAAGGCGTTCGACACGGACGCGACGATCGACGAGGGCCTGCAGCTCGCGCGCTCCCTGGACCGTCCCAACCTCATGGTCAAGGTGCCCGGCACCGAGCCGGGGCTGCCGGCGATCACGCGGCTGCTGGCCGAGGGCGTCAACGTGAACGTGACCCTGCTGTTCTCGGTCGCTCGCTACGAGGCGGTGATCGACGCGTTCATTCAGGGCGTGCGGGCCCACCACGAGGCGGGGGGCGACGTCCGTCGACTGCAGAGCGTGGCCTCCTTCTTCGTGAGCCGTGTCGACGGCAAGGTCGACCCGCTCCTCGGTGACGACCATCCTCGACGTGGCGCCGCCGCGGTCGCGAACGCCCGCCTGGCCTACGAGGCCTTCCGGACCCGCCTTCCCAACGACGGGGGCCCGGACGACCCGCTCGCCGACATCCCCGGGGCCCACCCGCAACGCCCGCTCTGGGCCTCCACGTCCACGAAGGACCCGCAGTACCGGGCGACGAAGTACGTCGAGGCGCTCGCCGGACCGGACACCGTGAACACGATGCCGCCGGCCACCGTCGACGCGACGCGGTCCGGCGCCGACATCGCGGACCGGCTCTCCGGCACCGCGGAGCACGCCCGGCAGGAGCTCGACGCGCTCGCCGCCGACGGGGTGGACCTCGACCAGGTCACCAAGGAGCTCGAGACCGAGGGCGTCGAGAAGTTCGAGGCCTCGTTCGAGGAAGCCGTGGCGACGGTCAGCCACCACCTCGACTAG
- the tkt gene encoding transketolase — protein sequence MSTTVEPQPATELDAVAITALRALAMDAVENAQSGHPGAPLGLAPLAYTLGTRWLAHDPADPAWPDRDRLVLSAGHASMLLYGLLHLTGYELPLEELQRFRQLGSMTPGHPEYGDAPGVETTTGPLGQGFGNAVGMALAERLLAARFNQPGHTVIDHRTVVIASDGDLMEGVAAEAASLAGHLGLDRLVVFWDDNGITIDGSTEKTFVTEDVLARFAAYGWHTLSCDDVEDPGALDRAIGQAFANEGAPTLVRVPTVIGWPAPGKQGTAAAHGSPLGADEIAAAKETLGWPHGPFEVPDEVYAHADQRPRGGALRREWDAAVEAYRAAHPESADELDRVLAGRLPEGWHEDLPSFETGQKLATRKASEQVINALAPRVPELVGGSADLAASNNTTIADGGDVARHDYTGRNLHFGVREHGMAATLNGLCLHGGLRPFGGTFLIFSDYLRPSLRLAALMHQPTVLVFTHDSIGLGEDGPTHQPVEHLAAVRAIPNVDVIRPADATETVGAWRCALERSDGPTALALTRQGLPVLEGTDADAVARGAYRVRDAAAPDLALVATGSEVSLAVDAADHLAGDGVSAIVVSMPSWKRFAERDAHEREAVLPSGLPTLSVEAATSFGWSRWADAHVALDQFGASAPAGDVFAHFGFTPERVAGAARTLVSGASDR from the coding sequence GTGAGCACGACGGTCGAACCCCAACCCGCGACCGAGCTCGACGCGGTCGCGATCACCGCCCTGCGCGCGTTGGCCATGGACGCGGTCGAGAACGCGCAGTCGGGCCATCCCGGCGCGCCGCTGGGTCTGGCGCCGTTGGCGTACACGCTCGGAACGCGCTGGCTGGCCCACGATCCCGCCGACCCCGCGTGGCCCGACCGCGACCGCCTCGTGCTGTCGGCGGGCCACGCGTCGATGCTGCTGTACGGGTTGCTGCACCTCACGGGGTACGAACTCCCGCTCGAGGAGCTGCAGCGCTTCCGCCAGTTGGGGTCGATGACGCCGGGACACCCGGAGTACGGCGACGCCCCCGGGGTGGAGACGACCACGGGGCCGCTGGGTCAAGGCTTCGGCAACGCGGTCGGCATGGCGCTGGCGGAGCGGCTACTCGCCGCCCGGTTCAACCAGCCCGGCCACACCGTCATCGACCATCGCACGGTCGTGATCGCGAGCGACGGTGACCTGATGGAGGGCGTCGCGGCGGAGGCGGCGAGCCTGGCGGGCCATCTCGGCCTCGACCGCCTCGTGGTCTTCTGGGACGACAACGGCATCACGATCGACGGGTCCACCGAGAAGACCTTCGTCACCGAGGACGTCCTGGCCCGCTTCGCGGCGTACGGCTGGCACACGCTCTCGTGCGACGACGTCGAGGATCCGGGCGCGCTCGACCGCGCGATCGGGCAAGCGTTCGCCAACGAGGGGGCGCCCACGCTGGTGCGGGTGCCGACCGTCATCGGGTGGCCGGCCCCGGGCAAGCAGGGAACGGCAGCGGCGCACGGCTCGCCGTTGGGGGCCGACGAGATCGCCGCGGCGAAGGAGACGCTCGGCTGGCCGCACGGGCCGTTCGAGGTACCCGACGAGGTGTACGCGCACGCCGACCAGCGCCCGCGCGGTGGAGCCCTGCGCCGCGAGTGGGACGCCGCGGTCGAGGCCTACCGGGCGGCACACCCGGAGTCTGCGGACGAGCTCGATCGCGTGCTGGCCGGTCGCCTGCCCGAGGGCTGGCACGAGGACCTGCCGAGCTTCGAGACCGGACAGAAGCTCGCGACCCGCAAGGCGAGCGAGCAGGTCATCAACGCCCTCGCCCCCCGCGTGCCCGAGCTCGTCGGGGGGTCGGCGGACCTGGCCGCCAGCAACAACACCACGATCGCCGACGGCGGCGACGTCGCCCGCCACGACTACACCGGGCGCAACCTGCACTTCGGGGTCCGCGAGCACGGCATGGCCGCGACGCTGAACGGCCTCTGCCTGCACGGTGGCCTGCGCCCGTTCGGCGGCACGTTCCTCATCTTCAGCGACTACCTGCGCCCGAGCCTGCGGCTGGCCGCCCTGATGCACCAGCCGACCGTGCTCGTGTTCACCCACGACTCGATCGGCCTGGGCGAGGACGGCCCCACGCACCAACCGGTCGAGCACCTCGCGGCCGTGCGCGCCATCCCCAACGTCGACGTCATCCGCCCGGCCGACGCGACCGAGACGGTCGGGGCCTGGCGGTGCGCCCTCGAACGGTCGGACGGGCCCACGGCGCTCGCCTTGACCCGCCAGGGCTTGCCCGTCCTGGAGGGCACGGACGCCGACGCCGTCGCGCGCGGGGCGTATCGCGTGCGTGACGCGGCGGCGCCCGACCTCGCGCTCGTCGCGACCGGCAGCGAGGTGTCGCTGGCGGTCGACGCTGCGGACCATCTGGCCGGGGACGGCGTCTCGGCGATCGTGGTGTCCATGCCATCCTGGAAGCGGTTCGCCGAACGCGACGCGCACGAGCGCGAGGCCGTGCTGCCGAGCGGACTGCCGACGTTGTCGGTCGAGGCCGCTACGAGCTTCGGGTGGAGCCGCTGGGCCGACGCCCACGTCGCGCTCGACCAGTTCGGCGCGTCGGCGCCCGCCGGCGACGTGTTCGCGCACTTCGGGTTCACGCCCGAACGGGTCGCCGGCGCCGCCCGCACGCTCGTCTCGGGGGCCAGCGACCGTTGA
- a CDS encoding patatin-like phospholipase family protein: MSQSSNPAGRRLGVVLTGAGVRGLGQAGTLGTLERAGLRPDVVVGVSTGAVVASIFAARVDWEAALQATDRSRLPTLAPTDPQADPFARLRGVLRSARQLAPSVWTWGRQGYETFARSTLTELLGSTTVEATRLPLALTATDLLAAERRVIRSGDLTTATLAASALPGVSDPIAADGGLLFDGTFSDPAPIDVARELGADVVVAVYPDRPLEDMELDSWLRGLVRGVEIGSRAFAEERLLAADLVIRPRIDTAVRTLDFSTLDNTARRCAVATRAVIPDVAELLGRA, encoded by the coding sequence ATGAGCCAGTCGTCGAACCCCGCCGGGCGGCGGCTCGGCGTGGTGCTGACCGGGGCCGGGGTGCGGGGACTCGGGCAGGCCGGCACGCTCGGAACGCTCGAGCGGGCGGGGCTGCGCCCCGATGTCGTCGTCGGTGTCTCCACCGGCGCGGTCGTCGCGTCGATCTTCGCCGCGCGGGTGGACTGGGAAGCGGCACTGCAGGCGACGGACCGGTCCCGACTGCCCACCCTGGCGCCGACCGACCCGCAGGCCGATCCCTTCGCGCGGCTGCGGGGCGTGCTCCGGAGCGCCCGCCAACTCGCGCCGAGCGTGTGGACGTGGGGTCGGCAGGGCTACGAGACGTTCGCGCGCAGCACGCTCACCGAGCTGCTCGGCTCGACGACGGTGGAGGCGACGCGGCTGCCACTCGCGCTGACCGCCACGGACCTGCTGGCCGCCGAGCGCCGCGTCATCCGCAGCGGGGACCTCACGACGGCGACCCTGGCGGCCTCCGCACTCCCGGGGGTGAGCGATCCCATCGCCGCCGACGGCGGCCTTCTGTTCGACGGGACCTTCTCGGATCCCGCCCCCATCGACGTGGCCCGCGAGCTCGGCGCCGACGTCGTCGTGGCCGTCTACCCCGACCGGCCGCTCGAGGACATGGAGCTCGACAGCTGGCTTCGGGGACTCGTCCGAGGCGTGGAGATCGGCAGTCGAGCCTTCGCCGAGGAGCGGCTGCTCGCAGCGGACCTCGTGATCCGCCCGCGGATCGACACGGCCGTCCGCACCCTCGACTTCTCGACGCTCGACAACACCGCCCGACGCTGCGCGGTGGCGACTCGCGCGGTCATCCCCGACGTGGCCGAACTGCTCGGACGGGCATGA
- a CDS encoding heme o synthase, with translation MTAIASDAPPIGGRELARAYLALTKPRIIELLLVTTVPAMLVAERGWPGTGLVLATLVGGALAAGSANTFNCYVDRDIDRRMPRTAERPTATARITPNQALRFGILLGLASVAWFVATVHLLAATLALGAILFYVFVYTIALKRRTAQNIVIGGAAGCMPVLIGWSAVTGSVELPALVMFAIVFYWTPPHFWALALRHREEYAAAGVPMLPVVASSRETTRQILLYTVMTVCVTLMFGAAAQLGWLYMGASVVLGGWFLWSAWRLHRAPDRDGAMRLFKVSMQYLALLFVVMGVDAVVIV, from the coding sequence ATGACCGCGATCGCGAGCGACGCACCCCCAATAGGGGGCCGGGAGCTGGCGCGGGCGTACCTCGCGCTCACCAAGCCGCGGATCATCGAGCTGCTGCTCGTCACGACGGTGCCCGCGATGCTCGTCGCCGAGCGCGGGTGGCCGGGCACCGGGCTGGTGCTGGCCACGCTGGTCGGTGGGGCGCTCGCGGCGGGCAGCGCGAACACCTTCAACTGCTACGTGGATCGCGACATCGACCGGCGGATGCCGCGCACCGCCGAGCGTCCGACGGCCACGGCGCGGATCACGCCGAACCAAGCCCTGCGCTTCGGCATCCTGCTCGGACTGGCCTCCGTGGCCTGGTTCGTGGCGACCGTTCACCTGCTCGCGGCCACCCTCGCCCTGGGCGCGATCCTCTTCTACGTGTTCGTCTACACGATCGCGCTGAAGCGTCGCACGGCGCAGAACATCGTCATCGGCGGCGCGGCCGGGTGCATGCCGGTGCTCATCGGCTGGTCGGCGGTCACCGGGTCGGTCGAGCTGCCCGCCCTGGTGATGTTCGCCATCGTGTTCTACTGGACGCCGCCGCACTTCTGGGCCCTGGCCCTGCGCCACCGCGAGGAGTACGCGGCGGCCGGGGTCCCGATGCTCCCGGTGGTCGCGTCGAGTCGTGAGACCACGCGTCAGATCCTGCTCTACACGGTGATGACCGTGTGCGTCACGCTCATGTTCGGTGCGGCCGCGCAGCTCGGATGGCTCTACATGGGGGCCTCCGTGGTGCTCGGCGGTTGGTTCCTCTGGTCAGCGTGGCGGTTGCATCGGGCGCCCGACCGAGATGGCGCCATGCGCCTGTTCAAGGTCTCGATGCAGTACCTGGCGCTGCTGTTCGTCGTCATGGGCGTGGACGCGGTCGTCATTGTGTGA
- a CDS encoding DUF983 domain-containing protein — translation MASSSSGANDPGRSPRSDPRAPLPAGPMRMLARALRRRCLVCGGGGVFSGWFELRDRCPTCAMPFEREEGYWVGAMIVNIGAAQAGFFAFFIGGLLLTWPDPPWMLFLVGGVGLMIGLPIGFYPLSKQLWLWVDLLANPRGDAAAAAREVRRGPR, via the coding sequence ATGGCTTCCTCATCGAGCGGCGCGAACGATCCCGGGAGATCGCCCCGGTCGGATCCGCGAGCGCCGCTGCCCGCCGGACCGATGCGGATGCTCGCCCGCGCGTTGCGGCGCCGATGCCTGGTCTGCGGGGGCGGCGGCGTGTTCTCGGGCTGGTTCGAGCTTCGGGATCGCTGCCCGACCTGCGCGATGCCCTTCGAGCGTGAGGAGGGGTACTGGGTCGGCGCCATGATCGTGAACATCGGTGCCGCGCAGGCCGGCTTCTTCGCCTTCTTCATCGGGGGCCTGTTGCTCACGTGGCCGGACCCGCCCTGGATGCTGTTCCTCGTCGGCGGTGTCGGGCTCATGATCGGACTGCCGATCGGGTTCTACCCGCTGTCGAAGCAGTTGTGGCTCTGGGTGGACCTCCTCGCGAATCCGCGAGGGGACGCGGCGGCCGCGGCGCGCGAGGTCCGCCGGGGCCCCCGGTGA
- a CDS encoding CBS domain-containing protein: MRVREWMSPDPVAVSPTTPIGEARRLMRYYGVRHLPVVAEDGLIGIVSDRDVRIDDRALDEVAALERLGEAKGEDTGVEAVMTTRVHTIAPNEGLQAATRTMLSHRVSALPVVDEDRHLVGIVTTTDCLLGNLSTEEPLASEG, encoded by the coding sequence ATGCGCGTGCGCGAGTGGATGAGTCCCGACCCGGTGGCGGTCTCCCCGACGACCCCCATCGGTGAGGCCCGTCGGCTCATGCGGTACTACGGCGTTCGCCACCTACCGGTGGTCGCCGAGGACGGGCTGATCGGGATCGTCAGCGACCGGGACGTGCGCATCGACGATCGGGCCCTCGACGAGGTGGCGGCGCTGGAGCGGCTCGGCGAAGCGAAGGGCGAGGACACCGGGGTCGAGGCCGTCATGACCACGCGGGTCCACACGATCGCGCCCAACGAGGGCCTTCAGGCCGCGACCCGGACGATGCTCTCGCACCGGGTCAGCGCGCTGCCCGTGGTCGATGAGGACCGCCACCTGGTCGGGATCGTCACGACGACCGACTGCCTGCTGGGCAACCTCTCGACCGAGGAGCCGCTGGCCAGCGAGGGCTGA
- a CDS encoding response regulator transcription factor — protein MLVDDHEVVRQGLRAMIEAHEDLEVVAEAGTADESVLRARSYKPDVIVMDVRLPDRSGVLACRDIRAENPWMSVLMLTSYSDDQALFDSIMAGAAGFVLKQIRGSELVDGIRRVGKGESLLDPAVTARVLDRVRNPQGNEDPRLARLTPTEARILEMIAEGRTNREIGEQIHLAEKTVKNYVSTILSKLQVSRRAEAAAYLAERRSNDDRKN, from the coding sequence ATGCTCGTGGACGATCACGAGGTCGTGCGCCAGGGCCTACGCGCCATGATCGAGGCCCACGAGGACCTCGAGGTGGTGGCCGAGGCCGGCACCGCGGACGAGTCGGTGCTGCGCGCCCGCTCGTACAAGCCGGACGTGATCGTGATGGACGTCCGCCTACCGGACCGGTCCGGGGTCCTGGCGTGCCGCGACATCCGCGCCGAGAACCCCTGGATGTCGGTGCTCATGCTCACGTCGTACTCGGACGATCAGGCCCTCTTCGACTCGATCATGGCCGGTGCTGCCGGGTTCGTCCTGAAGCAGATCCGCGGGTCCGAACTGGTCGACGGCATCCGCCGGGTCGGCAAGGGCGAGTCGCTGCTCGACCCGGCGGTGACCGCCCGGGTGCTCGATCGGGTCCGCAACCCGCAGGGCAACGAGGATCCCCGGTTGGCTCGCCTCACCCCCACCGAAGCCCGCATCCTCGAGATGATCGCCGAGGGCCGCACGAACCGCGAGATTGGCGAGCAGATCCACCTCGCCGAGAAGACGGTGAAGAACTACGTCTCGACGATCCTGTCGAAGCTCCAGGTCTCCCGGCGGGCCGAGGCGGCCGCGTACCTCGCCGAGCGTCGCTCGAACGACGACCGCAAGAACTAG
- a CDS encoding GAF domain-containing sensor histidine kinase encodes METPDRLKGIADAASALAGELSLERVLGRIVELARDVTGAQYAALGVLGEDGNISRFLTVGIDAETIELIGHYPTGKGVLGLLIREPRIIRLDDIREHPSSYGFPPNHPEMTTFLGAPVRSRGRIYGNLYLTEKPGGFDDEDEQLLMALSAQAGAAIDNALLSDQLQSVAVADERERMARELHDSVIQALFSTGMRLEAARPIVESDPERVRERIDETVDALDDAIRELRSAIFHLRPGHASDLGPSRGLVELAREHEVQALTRPELDLPSDLDARLSETYVPDVLAIAREALTNATKHARAGEVHIRGRFEGSRFVLEIRDDGVGFSPREPRAGRGVENMHERADSIGGTLSIDSTPGHGATVTLTLELADAAA; translated from the coding sequence GTGGAAACACCCGACCGCCTCAAGGGAATCGCCGACGCCGCCTCGGCGTTGGCTGGGGAGCTCTCGCTCGAGCGGGTGCTCGGGCGGATCGTCGAGTTGGCTCGGGACGTGACGGGCGCCCAGTACGCCGCCCTCGGTGTGCTCGGTGAGGACGGCAACATCTCGCGCTTCCTCACCGTCGGCATCGACGCCGAGACCATCGAGCTGATCGGTCACTACCCCACTGGCAAGGGCGTGCTCGGGCTCCTGATCCGCGAGCCGCGGATCATCCGGCTCGACGACATTCGCGAGCACCCGAGCTCGTACGGCTTCCCGCCGAACCACCCCGAGATGACGACCTTCCTCGGCGCCCCCGTGCGCTCCCGTGGCCGCATCTACGGCAACCTCTACCTCACCGAGAAGCCCGGTGGCTTCGACGACGAGGACGAGCAACTCCTGATGGCCCTCTCGGCCCAGGCCGGTGCAGCGATCGACAACGCGCTCCTGTCCGACCAGCTGCAATCCGTCGCGGTCGCCGACGAGCGCGAGCGCATGGCCCGCGAGCTGCACGACAGCGTGATCCAAGCCCTCTTCTCCACCGGGATGCGGCTCGAGGCGGCTCGTCCGATCGTCGAGTCCGACCCCGAACGCGTCCGCGAGCGCATCGACGAGACCGTCGACGCGCTGGACGATGCCATCCGTGAGCTGCGCAGCGCGATCTTCCACCTGCGTCCCGGTCACGCGAGCGATCTCGGGCCCTCCCGCGGCCTCGTCGAGCTCGCCCGGGAGCACGAGGTGCAGGCGCTCACACGACCGGAGCTCGACCTGCCCAGCGACCTCGACGCGCGACTGTCGGAAACGTACGTACCCGACGTGCTCGCGATCGCGCGGGAAGCCCTCACCAACGCCACGAAGCACGCGCGGGCCGGCGAGGTGCACATCCGAGGGCGATTCGAGGGCTCGCGGTTCGTGCTCGAGATCCGCGATGATGGAGTCGGCTTCAGCCCGCGGGAACCGCGAGCAGGCCGCGGGGTCGAGAACATGCACGAGCGTGCCGACTCGATCGGCGGCACCCTCTCGATCGACAGCACCCCGGGGCACGGTGCCACGGTCACCCTGACCCTGGAACTCGCCGACGCGGCGGCATAG
- a CDS encoding pyridoxamine 5'-phosphate oxidase family protein, which translates to MLPVNFSFFEGAVVIRIDFGERLDHLASRPPATFQVDDLDMASRTGWSVMVQGTAEEVADPSELARVRAIGLRPWAPGDRDHYVRVLPSRITGRRMMRA; encoded by the coding sequence GTGCTGCCCGTCAACTTCTCGTTCTTCGAGGGCGCGGTCGTGATCCGCATCGACTTCGGCGAGCGTCTCGACCACCTCGCCAGCCGCCCGCCGGCCACCTTTCAGGTCGACGACCTCGACATGGCGTCGCGGACCGGATGGTCGGTCATGGTCCAGGGCACCGCCGAGGAGGTCGCCGATCCCTCGGAGCTCGCACGGGTCCGCGCGATCGGGCTGCGTCCGTGGGCGCCCGGCGATCGCGACCACTACGTGCGCGTGTTGCCGTCGAGGATCACCGGACGGCGCATGATGCGCGCGTAG